The sequence below is a genomic window from Corythoichthys intestinalis isolate RoL2023-P3 chromosome 12, ASM3026506v1, whole genome shotgun sequence.
GACGGACGCGCAACAGGAGGAGGCTGTGAGCATGGAGCGAGAGGATCCAagtgaggaggaagaggaggaggtgcagcaagaagaagaagaggagatACCGCAGGAGGAGGAGGACCACGCTGTGGCGCAGGAAGAACGGCGACAAATGGACGAGCTGCTGCAGGAGGAGGCGCGGGAGGAGGAACACGACCACAACAGTCAGGTTCTGCTTCGCCTCCGAGGAATGTAAGTAAACATGCCATGACATCATACCGCTATTATTGATGATGTCATGGTGCCGCGGCACGGTCGCCGTGGCGACCGGACGGCGTCGCCGGGACCGCCTTTCACGCGAGCACGCGACAGACACGTTGACGACGACGGACGTCCGACCCCCTCCGCGCCTCGTACGGATCGCGCGTCTACCAATTCATTTCGATTCACGGCAGAAggacgattggacgtctatcgttgtcaacgaAAGAGTTCCGCTCCTTGGCCGCAGTCGACGGAGGCTGACGTCCGATCTTTCCGGACCGGCGCGAGGGGGCGGATCGTGTCggtcaaaatcaagaggaagtgaccaaaatgaaagtTGGCCAGAATGAGCAAAAAGCAACAGGGTGTGACCAAAATCGAAATGGTTCCCCTCCCGTGGATTGAAATAACCCTATCGCTCgtcgatgtccaatccatttcaagtgggagggttggcagcggatCAACATTttttcacttcttgttgattttgtccCGTttctgggtgacttcctgtcgaTTCTTGGCACGATTTTGctggacttcctgttgatttctatggcagccaatgacatcACACTTCACGAAAGAAACACATTCCATATATGAACTCatcagatgccattgacggacggCGCTATACGTCCGAGCCATCCGGACCGCCAAGGAGTCCGATGGAGTCTCCTGTCCCGAGATGGCCGTCGGCGACTGACGCCATCAATTCGCCTTTGGTCATTTACGTCCTTCTTGTCCACAGGCGTGTGTTTTGCCGCCGCTGACACCTGGCGTGTGGCTGGTGGCCATCTTGTTTGTCATTAAACAAAGAAGGAAAGGAGCGCGACAGGCTGACCAGTCTTTTAGacatccctccctccctcccgctgccAATTCATAAATGTGTGAGAAACAAACAGCGAGGGGAGACACGTTTGCTTCGAGTGTctctcactgttttttttttttttttaaactgtggcAAATGTGGCACAGAAGTCGCCCGGCAACACCGCTTGTGAAAATAGAAATCTTATTTTTTATGTGTCAATCTGGGGATACAATTAGACTTGTAGAAAAGCCGCCGGCCGGGAATTCTACGACCAAACAaattataaaacaaaaatttgGATATTATAAAATGATAGTCCTAACTTTACGTATGCGTGGCTAGTTGTTACATCAAACTTTACATTAAGACTGAGGTCATACTGTACAAGAAGTGGACAAGAATGAAGTTGTCTTTTTACATAACTTTACACAATATGTATGGATGTAGCGTGGCTAACTTGATATACTTTTAAGTCATGTGTCCTAATGTTCATTTCATAAACAGGGGTGATACACCTGTCGTATGCAAAAGACGATGAAGAAAATTCATGGATTGTTTCTTATTTTTACAGGCAGAAATACAAAAGGACTTCACAAAGGTGAGACGCCGGTTTTAGGGTCCCCGTCGGAGTCGTTTCGACTTTGACTTGAAAATGTCTCCGGCTCGCCTGTCGCCATGGAAACTAAACCATATTCCATCCCGTTTGGTTGCCACGACAACGCCGGGATGCCTTTGTTTGCGACGCGCTGCGACTTAGAAAGTTGAATTCCTGTTGCGCTAAAAAATGGCCATCGCTCcacttcattattattttatgacCAACTCAatcatttttcatgtttcattAACGTGACAGttaaaatttcattcatttaaaatcaTCTCTTAGAAATGTTGACATTAGCATGAAGctataatgctttttttttttaatatatatttccaCGGCAAGTTTGACTGTGCTAGCACAATGTGTTAGCACGTTATGTTAGCATGAAGTTATATGTCTCTGGCAATTTGGACTGCGCCAAAGTTAGCATGAAGCCAAGCAGAATTTATCGGGCGGAATTGACGTTCGCCGCTCatccgtttttttggggggtttttttgtCCCTTAGACTGAAAGCGGCCATGGAGCAAATGGACCGTGGCGTGGTTGACGTCCGCCAGCTGCGCGCCAACCTGCAGTtggcggccgccatgttggacgcCGTCTACACCGACGAGACCAAGTGAGTCGAGCGATCGAAAGCGCGTCACGATGTATTTCTCTGACGGCGTCGTCCGTCCGTCAGGCGGCTGCTGGACCCCGAGGACGAGCTGAGCGAGCTGCGGGCAGAGTCCGTGCCCCGGGAGGTCCGCGATTGGCTGGCCTGCACCTTCAGCCGCAAGATGGGCGTGGCCAAGCGCCGCCCCGAGGAGAAGCCGCGCTTCCGGAGCATCGTCCACGCCGTGCAGGCCGGCATTTTCGTCGAGAGGTCGGCTCGCCGTTCTAATACCGCTCTTGTCTGCTAcggacggcgctagatgtctgGTCCGTTTgaaataatcaacaggaagtgacctctaagCAAGAAGTTGTCCCCCAATCAGCAGAAAGAGAGCCAACtaaacaggaagtcactcagaattacccgaaatcaacaggaagtaacgcgAAAATATCCcagaatcaataggaagtgaccaaactAAAGAGGATGGTAACATTTCATTTTGGCTGGGTTAAAATAACGATCCCAAATTAACACGAAGAGACCTAAATGTCACCCAGGCCGCATTCATGAgctaaaatcagcaggaagtgacccaaaagttgccctaaatcaacaggaagtgaccaaagtcGAGACCCAGAGTGGCCTCCTCAGATCTGAAAATCAATGAGGAGTGACCAAACCAAAGCGCCATCTTTCAAGCACCGCTGACGTCTAAGTGGCCACATTTGCGATGTGCGTTTGAGATTCAGGCGGTGTCGTTTTGGAGCCAATTCTTGTCCCTCGACGCCGCATCCTGAGCTGAAGGACGTCCGTTGTCGGCGCGCTTAACGAGCCGTGAAATGTGCAGTGTGTTTGTGGCGCGGTTGCCGTGGCAACTGGGAGGAGAAGGACGTATTAtctctttttctctctcttCTGCTCGGTCGCACGGCAGGATGTATAGACGGACGTCCAACATGGCCGGCCTGACGTACCCCCCGGCGGCAAACGCGGCACTCAAGGTAACGCCCGGGGGGGGTCGGATGGGGTTTGGATCTCCTGGAGTGCATTGAGTCACGCTGTCCCTCACACAAATTCCATCCGTTTAACCTTTAACCCCTCGATGCccgaatttccaaatgtaaatatagaaaatacaatcagctttgaaaaaaactaatacaTCACATTAAttccaagtttaaaaaaaaaaaaaaaaagaatatcaaAAACCTTTCATTCATACCCACGTGCGTCCATAAGCCATTTCAagcgctgctggccaaaagtattgtcacctctgcaattctgtcagataatgctgaatttctcccagaaaatgattgcaattacaaatgctttggtagtaatatcttcatttattttgcttgcaagagaatgaaaaataaactaaatcatgatcattttacaccaactccaaaaatgggcctaacaaaagtattggcaccctttgaaaaatcttgtgatgcttctctaatttgtgtcattaacagcacctgttacttaccggtggcaatcactaaatcacacttgcagccacttAAAAAGgactaaagttgactcaacctctgtctttgtgtgtaccacattgagcacggaaagaagaccaaagaactgtctgaggacttgagaagcaaaattgtgaagaagcatAGGCAATTTCAAGGCGACAAGTCCAGCTCCGAagatctgaatgttcctgtgtctgacccagagacatacaaaagTCAGGTTGGAGTGTGCCAAAACttatctgagaaagccaaaaacattttggaagaatggtttctggtcagatgaaacgaacgtagagctttttgggaaaaggcatcaacacagAGTTtactgggaaaaaaacaaggccttcaaagaaaagaacacggtcaccacagtcaaacatggcaggggttccctgatgttttagggTTGATTTGCAGCCTCTggaactggactgcttgaccgtgtgcatggcattatgaagtcattTTGCagcagggcccagtgtgagatagctggatctccctcagaggtcatggctcttccagtaggacaatgacccaaaagacacttcaaaaagtactagaaaacggtttgagagaaagcactgaagacttctaaagtggccagaccgtaatcccatagaacacctgtggagagatctgaaaatggcaccctttaaatctcACAGACctggagtaccgtatttttcggaccacaagtcgcacctgagtataagttgcaccagccataaaatgccaaacgaagaccaaaaaaaacatataagtcgcacctgagtataagtcgcaactttgggggaaatttacttgataaaatccaacacatagaacagatatgtcatcttgaaaggcaatttaatataaaaatacaatagagaacaacatgctgaataagtgtacagtgcatgaacaacaaaaggcAAATATACTGtcatcaccaggacgctacggctcggtcctggctatacagcgagctaaactcccaaatgaccatgctggacgtccgtataatttgctgaatctatTTCATCCTCGATACCGTTCgcgtcaacgtaaataaatgataattaggtgctattacagcaatgacggttagcatgcgttcactagcattagcacatcgtttaaaccaccacgcaactggctctaagtgtccgatcgcgagtggaaaacacacaacaacgacagaaaagatgatacacacaggctctGTAGAGCTATTTTACAAGcacaaacaatgaacgtaggtttgcaGCCATGTTGCCCTCTCACTCAAAAGCTGcgcagctgtctgtcttcttctggcgtgtgagcgctcttcatgTAAATAAGTgcgagtgccccccccccccatgtgggcgtgaaagcgccacaaactaaaagcatgcatttcaatataaaaaagtcaacaatacaattgaacacacattgccaaaggcagaacgcgaacgtggccatagctattaagagttattcagataactatagcataaagaacatgctaacaagtttaccgaaccatcagtgtcactccaaaaaaacaaaataacatgtgaaatgatatcataatgtgttgataatttcacacataagtcgctcctgagtagccAAAttactgtatgaaaaaaaacccGACCGAAAAAGTCCGAAATATACggtagttggccaaagaagaattgtaagaaactcattgatggataccggaagcggttgtgcgcagttatttttgtccaaaggttgtgctaccaagtattaggctgagggtgccaatacttttgtccggcccatttttggagttttgtgtaaaatgatcatgatttagtttatttttcattctcttgcaagcaaaataaatgacgataTTACTGACCAAAATTATTCCACGACATTGCCGTctttttaaatgacaaatacccctttcccactggcccaaaaacccgtgtcaacccactaacaatcggcttttggtggcagtgggaaaggtgcagcgacccgtgtcaatcaacccgccaagcgacccgcgttaaaatcacctcggctctcatcgtcatgcagtgtgaaagcaaaaccccgggtcaacagtcaacaccctaatctacgtggtgacatcGGCTCTtaggtgatgcgtcataacaacatgcaagtcgcctcccatttaacacgccccacaaccgtggttacgtcgatgctaacaacaaagctagtagaagaagaagaattcacgtcgcctcagcacaagcagagtgttgatcctttgccgcatttcgaccattttgagggcagtaaaaagcatgaaaacagagaacacaaacggaaaggaggcttccataatgctctgcattgtttacttccttgaactgaatgaatttggtcgcacttgtcgacgttgatcttagcgtggtgacgtcatgtaaccttacgcacggctgaggaagggtggggggttagacgggtgaaaaaaaaatttaaaaggcacggcttttttttttttgtcaatgggaaatgtgccaaatgccaattgctagtgggttgcatcggcttggaaaaaacgcgcgttgacccactagtttcagtgggaaaggggcattacagtggctgctgctagtCGAAAAAAAGGTATCCCTCTCTTTgaaggaggtggcatgttgttgacatgtatttctgtcggggctgcgtgagtgggtcaagtcatcagccaatcaaacgtgtgtttgatggGAAGGGTGGCACATTcatcaagtgaaaaggggtaacccttttttaaaaagaagtttAAGAAATAATGAATTTCAAAAATATAAAGGAGGAAATTAGAAATGTCATTCATGCCCATGTGTATCTATGCCTTTGAGCCATTTCAAATACTTGTTCCTCTTTCCACCCAAAGACCTAGATGGACTCAATctcatttaaaaatgattttattttttttaaaaatcccctCGATGCCAGAATATGGACTGTTAACAAATATAGAAAGAAATGATCCCTTTTTGCAAATGAATCTGTGTTTTAGAACGTGGACCAGTGGTCCTTCGACGTCTTTTTGCTTCACGAGGGCACGGGCGAGCACGCCCTCAAGTTCCTGGTGTACGAGCTCCTCACGCGCTACGACCTCATCAACAGGTTCAGGGTAGGCATTGCTTTCCTTCCTTCATCTGCGCGCTATAGACGTCCAGTCATTTCAAGTGGGAATGAAGGAAATTGGACAGACGTCTGTTTATTCTTGTGCGCGCGGCATTCGGCCGCTCTCTAAATCCGTCGTCGTCCTCAGGTTTGAGCGGCGCGCATGCGGTTTTTGGGCCTATTTCAGATTCCGGTGCCGGCGCTGGTCCAGTTCGTGGAGGCTCTGGAGAGCGGCTACAGCAAACACAAGAATCCTTACCACAACCTGATCCACGCCGCCGACGTGACGCAGACGGCGCACTTTCTCATGCTGCACACGGGAACCATGGTAACCCCCGCGCGCGCACAAAACAGAATAAACAGAGTCCGGAAAGCCGCTCTGACCGCTCCCTCGCTCGCCGGCTTCTTACGCTTAGCACTGGCTGAACGAACTGGAGATCCTGGCCATGGTGTTGGCGGCGGCCATTCACGACTTTGAGCACACGGGGACCACCAACAACTTCCACATCCACACCAGGTAGGACGCGCTCGCCGCCGTCGGGCTCGCTCGCGCCTCATTCCGTTTTTGACGGTAGCTTTGCATGTCACGCAAAAGCAACCGTAAATATGAATCCTTTCTTTGAATGGCGTTTGTTGGGCGCGCCGCGCGGCCCAAACCGTTTGGCCCTTTGACAGCGTTCAAATACCGAAATCTGCGGAATTGTGTGGGGAATCTTTGGGTTTTTTTCAACCATTTTTCCCCAACACGTCCTGCAATTTGTATCCAATtcacatcatgaaaaaaattcagaATGGCACAGAATTTGCAAAGTTGTccgaaaactttcccattcaattCTTATAGGATGCCGGTGACATGTTCGTCGTTCCATTCATTTCTCATGAGCAAAATTTGTGAGTTTTGAACATTCAACCGGTGCCCCAGTAAGTCCGTGCCATTGACGCCAGTGTACTTGGGATTCCGCCAAGGGGTTTACCTGCgaaagcaaagctaccatctcgctttctccagaaatggcattttttattttgtttttgggcgTCAGGTCAGAGGTGGCCATCTTGTACAACGACCGGTCGGTGCTGGAGAACCACCACGTGAGCGCCGCCTACAAGCTGCTGGCGGACGACGACACCAACATCCTGATCAACCTCAACAAGGACGACTGGAGGTGAACAATGACCTCTTTGAGGATCACTCTGGCCGCGCAAAAGAACATTCCAAACGTTCAAACATTGCTGCTGACTCTCCAGCAAGAAAAGTAGCTTTTGGACATCCTAAAAGTCGCTAGATGACGTTACGAcccgtacactgctggccaaaagtattggcaactagggctgcagctatcgaacattttagtaatcgactgaaaattctatcgattaatcgagtaatcggataaaacaaatatatttttatgtgaagagcaattatacatatacatgagaaaacaagacatttcatctaatcttgaaccattttcagtcaatcaatgtctttattttcgatgtatattgttgaaaacagccaacaattgcatctcagatgtaactagaattaaaaaaaaaaaagactaattcactgctttcactcaaaaaacttttagatcttattaaaaaaaaaatatatatatatatatgtatgtatatcttacctaaaaatgccgttacgcttgataacacacatcacttaaaagttaggattttttccccacgtgtttcaattgaatttctctttgtgtcaagccatttttaagttctagttaagtttgaagttagtctaaactgtaagtcctgataggattttgagtttttgcagtgttcaaaataaatgtatgatacatgctgtattggagcacattagggaccagtgctacttggtgttttatccagcaaggactactgagctaaaattgatagttagcatgattaagtttttattttacaccctcatcactccacaatgctatgttatgttaaagcctgtatgtaagatacgttagccacgcatcgacagtggtcataattaattgaaacctagccctccgcagggctaacgttacgtgagctagtagtgacagtaacgttaatcttatttattagcacttagcgctctttattagcgctgtactgctttaagatggcggctgtttacaaacgctgcccagacgcggccgagtttgtcaattcgcatgtagttcaacatacatgtgatctctatgagacgcaccagacgctacctgttaccaatgtagcattgtgcgggctagtatttagcaacgtcggcgtcgtttgtggcggctgtcggctgcggtaagttttttttttttccttcttcctctccgcacgtgacagcgcgttgtcccgcattaaaagtagtcctagcaaaacgtgatgcttagagctgtcaaaataaacgattactcgaggtgaataaaatgactcggatcagtttttaaactcgagttactcgagtactcgtttcagctctattggCAACCCTCCGATTCTGTtagataatgcttcatttctcccagaaaatgattgcaattacaaatgctttggttgtaatatcttcacttaattttgcttgcaatgaaaaaaaaaaaaaacctggcagcacaacctttagacaaaataacggcgaacaaccgcttccggtatctatCAATGAGTTTCCTACAAtgctagaccattcttctttggccaacttctCCAGGTCTCCTTGAGATTTGAAGGTTGCCTTCTCCAAaccgccattttcagatctttccaggtgttctatgggattgggGTCTTGACACATTGCtggtcactttagaagtctacagtgctttctctcaaaagtGCTTTTCGAAGTGCTTTTTGGGTCAAtgtcatgcacacggtcaagcaggccagtgccagaggcagcaaggcaaccccaaaacatcagggaaaatCGGCCATGTttaactgtggggaccgtgttctttttttgaagaccttgtttttttctcccagtAAACTctgtgttgatgccttttcccaaaaagctttacttttgtctcatctgaccagagaacattcttccaaaacgctttctcaggtaagattTGGCACACTCCAATCtggcttttgtatgtctctgggtcagaagtggggtcttcctgggtagagTCCCTTTTCTTTCGGACACCGACGGatggtacgggttgacactgtcgtaccctcggactgcggggcAGCTTGAACCTGTTTGGATGGTAGTCGAGGTTCttgatccaccatccgcacaatctttcgttgaaatcacagtgccgtgggctttagacttgttgatgacactgcgcacggtggaCACAGGAACGTTCAGGTCTTCGGAGCCTTGAGATTGCATGACAAATTTGCTTCtcaaagtcctcagacagttctttggtcttctttcttttctccatgctcaatgtggtacacacaaggacagaggtcgagtcaactttaatcctttATAAGTGGCTACAAGTGTGATTTCGTTATTGccaccacaggtaagtaacaggtgctgttaatgacacaaatcagagacgcatcacatgatttttcaaagggtgccaatacttttgtccagcccatttttggagttatgtgtaaaatgataattattatttttttttttttccagtgcaAGCACAATaagtgaagatattactaccaaagcatttgtaattgcaatcattttctgagaaaAACTAAGTATTATCTGACATAATTTCAGGTGTGCCAGCACTGTAATTAACCATTTGCATGTAGTCTTGCTTTCACCACAGACCCACCGTAGAACTGGTGATACATTGAAGTGATGTACAATTGAATAAACGAAcatatacaaaatataaaacGCAAATGAGAATATACATACCACTTTGGCCTGCTCATGAACAAACAGGGAAGTCTACTTGACTTATTTAGCTTATATATTGCTTGCAACTTGAGCGAGCTAGTGCCGCTTATTCTACAGCTTGCTGCGTCGGACTTTCACTTCCTCATTGGAAAACGGGACGCGACCTAATTGGTTGTGCGTTCACTGCAATTCAACTTAGAAATGTAACAATTTTAGTTTAACCTTTCaacgaattattattattaacagtATACTTCCAAGCACTGTAAAATGacaaaaggaaaataaaaataatgcacacaaaaataataagttgCATGACTTGTAAAAAGTTAAATGAACTTTAGCGAGTCAACAGCTCCGCTTGCTGGCGAAACAAAAAATTGCGGGACAACTTGACAGCTGTTACACAAAACAAGTCGCCAAGTGGCTTTAGGATTGCCTGGCACAgctagactattctccctgtatttttcaaacactgtgagaaatggtctgggacccagcccattaacggcctctcgagcaagatacaaaatcaaccgtccaatcagattcgtttatttgcgtgacgtattcttaacgagtaacgtcactctaagtcgtctctacaacaacacagatggcgaacggaagagccgagaatatgttccaatccacggtaaaaccagtccaaaaacacaccgaaacaagtcattgataaCAGtcgacatggctcgcgctagccatgttgaataaacttctccatgctccgctcacgctaattacttgtcgccttAATAATGTCgcatctgcccgtcgctgattggtccactccgctgtctgtttgctgtggcttgctccgccctcggaatttgatccgctagACGGTAGCCAGACAGCGATTGCGTCTGGTATACCGGGCTAGCTTTTGGAAACTTGGCAGATTTAGTCAGATGAGTTGGCAACACTGTGTTGAaaacacaacttttttttttttttttttttaaaatatggatTCACCTACTTCACACATTGAGAAACCACCAAAATTTGACAATAATTCATATCCAACAGCACCCACAAAAACCTGTTCATTTTCTTCAGGGAGCTGCGCGCGCTGGTGATCGAGATGGTGATGTCCACGGACATGTCGTGTCACTTCCAGCAGATCAAGAGCATGAGGAACATCCCGGCGCAGCCGCACAGGTGGGTTTCGCCCGCCGGCCCCATCCGCACGTACGCGTTTGTGACGGCTTTGTCTCAGCGTGGACAAGGTCAAGCTTCTTTCTCTGATGCTGCACGCCGCCGACATCAGCCACCCGGCCAAAAGCTGGCAGCTGCACTACCGCTGGACGCACAGTCTCATGGAGGAGTTCTTCAGACAGGTCCCTTCTCCCCCGATCCCCGCTATGTTGTCGAAAATATCGGAAAGCGCTTTTTACCTTGGGTTGTGATTCGTCAGGGGGACAAAGAAGCCGACCTGGGTCTACCTTTTTCTCCTCTGTGCGACCGCAAAGCCACCGTCATCGCGCAGTCGCAGATCGGTAAGAACCGCTCCGAGTACCCGTCCCGATTATGAAAGCGTAACGCGCCGGGGGTCGTCAGGTTTCATCGACTTTATCGTGGAGCCCACGTTCAGCGTCCTGGTGGACGTGGCGGAGAAAGTGATGGCTCCCCTGGTGGAGGAGGAGAGGAAAGGGCGCGAGGCGGGCGACCGCCGCCGCGGCAGCCTGACGGGTAGCGGCTCGGTCACCGTGGAGTCGGTCCAGAGGCGCGGCGACCGCGGGCGGAGCGACTTTTCCCTGGCCGCCGTCGACCTGCCCGCGCTCAGGAAGCACCTGAGTGACGTCATTACGCGCAACAAGGACAGGTGGAAGGAGCTCTCTGTGGACGGTACGTCTTTTTTTATTTCGGCATAGTCCATTCAGCTCCGATTATGTTTACCTCCGGTCGACTCGccgtgttttgttttattgttgttaGAAAAGCCGGggttgtttttacattttttagtgacaaactcatttcatttcacaacAGAGTGATTCGGTGACTTGCGGTCATGTCTGGgtgacttcctcttgatttgctTTCAGCCCtgccgcttcaaatggattggacgtctgactgcaaaatcaacaggaagtgaccaaaataaacaaatggaaatgagtttgtcacgagTAGACATCCGAtcggtttgaagtgggagggccaaTGAACAAGTAAAAGAAATTGGACGCcaaatgattggatgtctaccaccctcccacttgaaatggattggacgtctagcaagtCAACGAGTTCCAAATTTGTACTGTTTAGAGCTGAACAATGTCTCTAAACGCGTCATCTGCCAATAGAATTGATCAATTGTGGCAGCAAACTAGTCACATAAAGTGTCTTTTATGTACGTTGAGCAGAATTGACCAATAGGGAGCAAGAAGACCCGGAGGAGGAGGAGTCAAAGAGCAAAAGTCGTAGGGCCGACCAATCACAGGGCTCGCCCGATGACGACCGAGAGTCACCTGACATCCAGACGGAAGAAGACCATTCCAGATGGAACGGTATTTCGCGCACGCACACTCGCCAGccggctagctagctagctgtcCGTCACCTGTTGCCGTGGTGACTCTTGTAGGGGCGGGGCCAGGAGAGGGGGAAGAAGA
It includes:
- the pde1a gene encoding dual specificity calcium/calmodulin-dependent 3',5'-cyclic nucleotide phosphodiesterase 1A isoform X3 codes for the protein MNAREEERMKVEEEAEVEEPEEEEGAPDVKTDAQQEEAVSMEREDPSEEEEEEVQQEEEEEIPQEEEDHAVAQEERRQMDELLQEEAREEEHDHNSQVLLRLRGMQKYKRTSQRLKAAMEQMDRGVVDVRQLRANLQLAAAMLDAVYTDETKRLLDPEDELSELRAESVPREVRDWLACTFSRKMGVAKRRPEEKPRFRSIVHAVQAGIFVERMYRRTSNMAGLTYPPAANAALKNVDQWSFDVFLLHEGTGEHALKFLVYELLTRYDLINRFRIPVPALVQFVEALESGYSKHKNPYHNLIHAADVTQTAHFLMLHTGTMHWLNELEILAMVLAAAIHDFEHTGTTNNFHIHTRSEVAILYNDRSVLENHHVSAAYKLLADDDTNILINLNKDDWRELRALVIEMVMSTDMSCHFQQIKSMRNIPAQPHSVDKVKLLSLMLHAADISHPAKSWQLHYRWTHSLMEEFFRQGDKEADLGLPFSPLCDRKATVIAQSQIGFIDFIVEPTFSVLVDVAEKVMAPLVEEERKGREAGDRRRGSLTGSGSVTVESVQRRGDRGRSDFSLAAVDLPALRKHLSDVITRNKDRWKELSVDALPLQMDWTSDCKINRK
- the pde1a gene encoding dual specificity calcium/calmodulin-dependent 3',5'-cyclic nucleotide phosphodiesterase 1A isoform X2, which gives rise to MNAREEERMKVEEEAEVEEPEEEEGAPDVKTDAQQEEAVSMEREDPSEEEEEEVQQEEEEEIPQEEEDHAVAQEERRQMDELLQEEAREEEHDHNSQVLLRLRGILKAAMEQMDRGVVDVRQLRANLQLAAAMLDAVYTDETKRLLDPEDELSELRAESVPREVRDWLACTFSRKMGVAKRRPEEKPRFRSIVHAVQAGIFVERMYRRTSNMAGLTYPPAANAALKNVDQWSFDVFLLHEGTGEHALKFLVYELLTRYDLINRFRIPVPALVQFVEALESGYSKHKNPYHNLIHAADVTQTAHFLMLHTGTMHWLNELEILAMVLAAAIHDFEHTGTTNNFHIHTRSEVAILYNDRSVLENHHVSAAYKLLADDDTNILINLNKDDWRELRALVIEMVMSTDMSCHFQQIKSMRNIPAQPHSVDKVKLLSLMLHAADISHPAKSWQLHYRWTHSLMEEFFRQGDKEADLGLPFSPLCDRKATVIAQSQIGFIDFIVEPTFSVLVDVAEKVMAPLVEEERKGREAGDRRRGSLTGSGSVTVESVQRRGDRGRSDFSLAAVDLPALRKHLSDVITRNKDRWKELSVDELTNREQEDPEEEESKSKSRRADQSQGSPDDDRESPDIQTEEDHSRWNGAGPGEGEEEDQEVPENA
- the pde1a gene encoding dual specificity calcium/calmodulin-dependent 3',5'-cyclic nucleotide phosphodiesterase 1A isoform X1, with the translated sequence MNAREEERMKVEEEAEVEEPEEEEGAPDVKTDAQQEEAVSMEREDPSEEEEEEVQQEEEEEIPQEEEDHAVAQEERRQMDELLQEEAREEEHDHNSQVLLRLRGMQKYKRTSQRLKAAMEQMDRGVVDVRQLRANLQLAAAMLDAVYTDETKRLLDPEDELSELRAESVPREVRDWLACTFSRKMGVAKRRPEEKPRFRSIVHAVQAGIFVERMYRRTSNMAGLTYPPAANAALKNVDQWSFDVFLLHEGTGEHALKFLVYELLTRYDLINRFRIPVPALVQFVEALESGYSKHKNPYHNLIHAADVTQTAHFLMLHTGTMHWLNELEILAMVLAAAIHDFEHTGTTNNFHIHTRSEVAILYNDRSVLENHHVSAAYKLLADDDTNILINLNKDDWRELRALVIEMVMSTDMSCHFQQIKSMRNIPAQPHSVDKVKLLSLMLHAADISHPAKSWQLHYRWTHSLMEEFFRQGDKEADLGLPFSPLCDRKATVIAQSQIGFIDFIVEPTFSVLVDVAEKVMAPLVEEERKGREAGDRRRGSLTGSGSVTVESVQRRGDRGRSDFSLAAVDLPALRKHLSDVITRNKDRWKELSVDELTNREQEDPEEEESKSKSRRADQSQGSPDDDRESPDIQTEEDHSRWNGAGPGEGEEEDQEVPENA